The following coding sequences lie in one Myxococcales bacterium genomic window:
- a CDS encoding Uma2 family endonuclease, which translates to MTDWVTHDTFAAEMRVEELLDHASPRRLSRDEFQRMGEQGFFRDERVELIAGVVVEMSPVGPPHSDEISVLTRILVLGVGDRAVVRVQLPFAAGDDSQPQPDLALVAPRRWSDRHPDQAFLLVEVAESSLAYDRRVKARVYALSGVPEYWVVDVVGKQVEVFEAPVAGSYTKHRLVPATAQLAPAAFPDVLVDLGELFQ; encoded by the coding sequence ATGACCGACTGGGTGACGCATGATACGTTTGCAGCAGAAATGCGCGTCGAAGAGCTGCTCGACCACGCTTCGCCACGGCGCCTCAGCCGGGACGAGTTCCAGCGCATGGGCGAACAAGGCTTCTTCCGGGACGAGCGCGTCGAGCTCATCGCGGGAGTGGTCGTCGAGATGAGCCCGGTGGGGCCGCCGCACTCGGACGAGATCTCCGTGCTCACCCGCATCTTGGTGCTGGGCGTCGGGGACCGGGCGGTGGTGCGCGTCCAGCTGCCGTTTGCCGCCGGCGACGACTCACAGCCGCAGCCCGATCTCGCGCTGGTAGCGCCGCGACGCTGGTCCGACCGGCATCCAGACCAGGCCTTCCTCTTGGTTGAGGTCGCGGAGTCGTCGCTCGCCTACGACCGCCGGGTCAAGGCGCGAGTCTATGCACTCTCGGGTGTCCCGGAGTACTGGGTGGTGGACGTCGTCGGCAAGCAGGTCGAGGTATTCGAAGCACCGGTCGCCGGGAGCTACACGAAGCACCGGCTCGTGCCGGCGACCGCGCAGCTCGCGCCGGCGGCGTTCCCGGACGTGCTCGTGGATCTCGGGGAGCTCTTCCAGTGA
- a CDS encoding NADH-quinone oxidoreductase subunit N, whose amino-acid sequence MNVSVIDLLPLSLDLALCAGILLTFLADLFSGEKPNRAIGVIPAATFAGALFASFQMDLSGSAFGGAYIGDHWSLFFKRAFLAAGLLATLGSLDHVAKRQPHRQGEYYLLLMCSVLGMTLLPGARDLVLLIVAFELMGLPLFVLAAFAKTDDPRGVGKDGPEAGLKLYLVGAVSAAITFFGLSFVYGMSGSTRIDVIAHTTMTPLFVVGVMLVLAGMAFKIGVVPFHMWVPDTYQGAPTPFVAFLSVAPKLAGFAALATLFHHGFAQAESEWQPVMLALSLVSMILGNLLAVVQTDVKRLLAYSGIGHIGYMLMAFVSGTAGTTMLLFYFVAYLVTNIGAFQIVEVVERETGDSSLSAFEGMWKRSPTLAFAMLVFLLSLAGIPFVVGFWAKLNVFIAAWQSGFYALVILGAVLAVVGLFYYMQIARAMYMKPPKHDVELRAAPGLAISLALCLVGVVAFGAWPRIVLDDAARATQPFVTARQASLP is encoded by the coding sequence ATGAACGTCTCCGTCATCGACCTGCTTCCACTCAGCCTCGACCTCGCGTTGTGCGCTGGCATCTTGCTGACGTTCCTGGCGGACCTGTTCTCCGGCGAAAAACCCAACCGGGCGATCGGCGTGATTCCGGCTGCCACCTTCGCCGGAGCGCTGTTCGCTTCGTTCCAGATGGACCTCTCCGGCAGTGCGTTCGGCGGGGCCTACATCGGGGACCACTGGTCGCTGTTCTTCAAGCGTGCGTTCCTGGCTGCGGGGCTGCTCGCCACGCTCGGCAGTCTGGATCACGTCGCCAAGCGCCAGCCGCACCGACAGGGTGAATACTACCTGCTGCTCATGTGCAGCGTGCTCGGCATGACCCTCTTGCCGGGCGCTCGGGATCTCGTGCTCTTGATCGTGGCCTTCGAGCTGATGGGGTTGCCGCTGTTCGTGCTGGCCGCCTTCGCCAAGACCGACGACCCGAGGGGTGTCGGGAAAGACGGTCCCGAAGCCGGGCTCAAGCTGTACCTGGTCGGCGCGGTCAGCGCGGCGATCACGTTCTTCGGGCTGTCGTTCGTCTACGGCATGAGCGGCTCGACGCGCATCGACGTCATCGCCCACACGACCATGACGCCGCTGTTCGTGGTGGGCGTGATGCTGGTGCTGGCCGGCATGGCCTTCAAGATTGGCGTCGTGCCCTTCCACATGTGGGTGCCGGACACCTACCAGGGCGCGCCCACACCGTTCGTGGCGTTTCTGTCCGTGGCGCCGAAGCTGGCGGGTTTTGCCGCCCTCGCCACGCTCTTCCACCATGGTTTTGCCCAGGCAGAGAGCGAATGGCAGCCCGTGATGTTGGCGCTGTCTCTGGTCAGCATGATCTTGGGCAACTTGCTGGCGGTGGTGCAGACCGACGTGAAGCGTCTGCTGGCGTACTCGGGCATCGGTCACATCGGTTACATGCTGATGGCGTTCGTCTCCGGCACCGCGGGCACGACGATGCTGCTCTTTTACTTCGTGGCGTACCTGGTCACGAACATCGGAGCGTTCCAGATCGTCGAGGTCGTCGAGCGCGAGACTGGCGACTCGTCGCTCTCGGCGTTCGAGGGCATGTGGAAACGCTCCCCGACCCTCGCGTTCGCAATGCTGGTGTTCCTGCTTTCCCTGGCGGGGATCCCGTTCGTGGTCGGGTTCTGGGCCAAGCTCAACGTGTTCATCGCCGCGTGGCAGAGTGGGTTCTACGCGCTCGTGATCCTCGGCGCGGTGCTCGCGGTGGTCGGGCTCTTTTATTACATGCAGATCGCCCGCGCGATGTACATGAAACCCCCGAAGCACGACGTGGAGCTGCGGGCGGCGCCGGGCTTGGCGATCTCGCTGGCGCTGTGCCTGGTGGGGGTCGTTGCCTTCGGCGCCTGGCCCCGCATCGTGCTCGACGACGCGGCTCGGGCGACGCAGCCGTTCGTGACGGCGCGGCAAGCTTCGCTGCCTTGA
- a CDS encoding NADH-quinone oxidoreductase subunit M, translating to MMGLPLLSLIIAAPFVAAVVLFLVPDTQRQLVRLVSLAGALVSLVGSVQVARLYDLDKGGLQLAESYPLVPSLGIRISLAVDGWGVSLLLLTGIIITAGVLASWTLKERGKEFFVFLLVLVAGVFGVFVSQDLFVFFLFYEIAVLPMYLLIGIWGSSHAVTEAGPFKFVWRLLDIGGREYAAMKLTLMLLVGSAFILVAIIAMYLAAGARTFDMAVLGDHPYSRDLQLWAFPFLWLGFGSLGGVFPFHTWSPDGHASAPTAVSMLHAGVLMKLGAFGVMRVGMMMLPEGAQVWAPWVGGIAVINVVYGALSAMSQKDLKYIIAYSSVSHMGVVMLGAATLTPNGWNGAIYQMFAHGIMTGMFFALVGLVYERAHSRHVPGMGGFAKSMPAVAVFFTLAGLSSLGLPGTAGFVSELLVFLGAWQSAHWWWAIPGILGAFITAVYVLRAVRQIFWGPGPSDKFHELSDATGTEWAAPIILGVCIIVFGCYPVIVLDFIDKATPGYLARAQGKHRRGTSAALEAPAKIFTSTAAGGER from the coding sequence ATGATGGGCCTGCCGTTGCTCAGCCTGATCATCGCGGCGCCGTTCGTCGCGGCGGTGGTGCTGTTCCTCGTGCCGGACACCCAGCGGCAGCTGGTGCGCCTGGTGTCCCTCGCGGGTGCGCTCGTGTCGCTCGTCGGCAGCGTGCAGGTCGCGCGGCTGTACGACCTCGACAAGGGTGGACTGCAGCTGGCGGAGAGTTACCCGCTCGTGCCGTCGCTCGGCATCCGGATCTCACTCGCCGTCGATGGCTGGGGGGTGTCGCTGCTCTTGCTCACCGGCATCATCATCACCGCCGGAGTGCTCGCCAGCTGGACGCTGAAGGAGCGCGGCAAAGAGTTCTTCGTCTTTCTGCTGGTGCTGGTCGCTGGTGTGTTCGGTGTGTTCGTGTCGCAGGACCTGTTCGTGTTCTTCCTGTTCTACGAGATCGCCGTGCTGCCGATGTACCTCTTGATCGGCATCTGGGGCTCGAGCCACGCGGTGACCGAGGCCGGTCCCTTCAAGTTCGTGTGGAGGCTGCTCGACATCGGCGGGCGCGAATACGCGGCGATGAAGCTGACGCTGATGCTGCTGGTCGGCTCCGCCTTCATCCTGGTCGCCATCATCGCGATGTACCTGGCCGCCGGCGCGCGCACCTTCGACATGGCGGTGCTCGGCGACCATCCGTACAGCAGGGATCTACAGCTCTGGGCGTTCCCCTTCCTGTGGCTTGGCTTCGGCTCGCTCGGCGGCGTGTTTCCATTCCACACCTGGTCGCCCGACGGTCACGCCTCTGCGCCGACCGCCGTGTCCATGCTGCACGCCGGTGTGCTGATGAAGCTCGGCGCCTTCGGGGTGATGCGGGTGGGCATGATGATGCTGCCCGAGGGCGCTCAGGTCTGGGCTCCCTGGGTCGGCGGCATCGCGGTCATCAACGTGGTCTACGGCGCCCTCAGCGCGATGAGCCAGAAGGACCTCAAGTACATCATCGCCTACTCGTCGGTGAGCCACATGGGTGTGGTCATGCTGGGCGCGGCCACGCTGACACCGAACGGCTGGAACGGCGCCATCTACCAGATGTTCGCCCACGGCATCATGACGGGCATGTTCTTCGCGCTCGTCGGCCTGGTCTACGAGCGCGCGCACTCTCGCCACGTTCCCGGCATGGGCGGCTTCGCCAAATCGATGCCGGCGGTCGCGGTGTTCTTCACGCTGGCGGGGCTCTCGTCCCTCGGTCTGCCCGGCACGGCAGGATTTGTCTCGGAGCTCCTGGTCTTCCTGGGCGCCTGGCAGAGCGCTCACTGGTGGTGGGCGATCCCCGGCATCCTCGGCGCGTTCATCACCGCGGTCTACGTGCTCCGAGCGGTGCGCCAGATCTTCTGGGGCCCGGGACCGAGTGACAAGTTCCACGAGCTGAGCGACGCCACCGGCACCGAGTGGGCCGCGCCCATCATTCTCGGCGTCTGTATCATCGTGTTCGGCTGTTACCCGGTCATCGTGCTCGACTTCATCGACAAGGCGACGCCGGGGTACCTGGCTCGAGCGCAGGGCAAACACCGAAGGGGCACGAGCGCCGCCCTCGAGGCGCCGGCGAAGATCTTCACCAGCACGGCCGCCGGAGGTGAACGATGA
- the nuoL gene encoding NADH-quinone oxidoreductase subunit L: MLFGLSPVAWALVALFAPLAAAFVIAVAVPLRKAGKPAAYLAILAAALSLVGAVFLMLRQLRAPSDILIQTVRWLPSSGQTIADIGVRIDGISVPMLVVVTTVATSVQVFSLGYMADEPPAAFGRYFGYHSLFIFSMNTLVLAPNVLQLFAGWELVGLTSYLLIGFYWQKPSAARAAVKAFWTTKLADMGFVAGVVLLFVSTGGFGWTAPTDPTLHMWIGFGLFLAVMGKSAQFPLHIWLPDAMEGPTPVSALLHAATMVAAGVYLIVRANPLFQALPVRELMTWLGAFTALFAAIIAVVQTDIKKVLAYSTCSQLGYMVSALGAGSLMGGYFHLTTHAAFKALLFLGAGSVIHAVHSNELADMGYLWPKMKVTAVTFIFGALALAGVPGLAGFFSKDLILEALYEHHAYGPLGMLMIAAFLTAFYMGRVVFLAFFGKATKKTQAAHESGPSMLAPLVLLAVLSVGLGYFGKRFAGLYGVEYHFHLGAVGGAASVLGLAGLVLAYAVYGARWLPESSFAFLAPVAQVARSGAVDKLYLFAFHKLALGLANIVGWFDRYVVDGVMNFLAWATIMGGRRARKLQTGNAADYVYAVIAGAVVLATWGILR; the protein is encoded by the coding sequence ATGCTGTTCGGACTTTCACCCGTCGCCTGGGCGCTCGTCGCGCTCTTCGCCCCGCTCGCGGCGGCGTTTGTCATTGCAGTGGCCGTCCCGCTGCGCAAGGCCGGCAAACCGGCGGCGTATCTGGCCATCCTCGCCGCCGCCCTGTCGCTGGTCGGCGCCGTGTTCTTGATGCTGCGGCAGCTGCGCGCGCCGTCCGACATCTTGATCCAGACGGTGCGTTGGTTGCCCTCGAGCGGTCAGACCATCGCCGACATCGGTGTGCGCATCGACGGCATCAGCGTGCCGATGCTGGTCGTCGTGACGACCGTGGCGACCTCGGTGCAGGTCTTCTCCCTCGGCTACATGGCGGACGAGCCACCCGCCGCGTTTGGTCGCTACTTCGGCTACCACTCGCTGTTCATCTTCAGCATGAACACGCTGGTCCTCGCGCCGAACGTGCTCCAGTTGTTCGCTGGCTGGGAGCTGGTCGGCCTCACCAGTTATTTGCTGATCGGTTTCTACTGGCAGAAACCCAGCGCCGCGCGCGCGGCCGTCAAAGCCTTCTGGACCACCAAGCTCGCCGACATGGGCTTCGTGGCTGGTGTGGTGCTGTTGTTCGTCTCGACGGGTGGGTTCGGCTGGACGGCTCCCACGGATCCGACGCTTCACATGTGGATCGGGTTCGGGCTGTTCTTGGCGGTGATGGGTAAGAGCGCGCAGTTCCCGCTGCACATCTGGCTGCCGGACGCGATGGAAGGCCCGACGCCGGTCTCCGCGCTGCTGCACGCCGCCACCATGGTGGCCGCCGGCGTCTACCTGATCGTGCGCGCCAATCCGCTGTTCCAGGCGCTGCCGGTGCGTGAGCTGATGACCTGGCTCGGGGCGTTCACGGCGCTCTTTGCCGCGATCATCGCCGTCGTGCAGACCGACATCAAGAAGGTGCTCGCCTACTCGACCTGCTCCCAGCTCGGGTACATGGTGAGCGCGCTGGGCGCGGGCTCGTTGATGGGCGGATATTTCCACCTCACGACCCACGCCGCGTTCAAGGCGCTGCTCTTCCTCGGTGCCGGCAGTGTGATCCACGCGGTGCACTCCAACGAGCTCGCGGACATGGGCTATCTGTGGCCCAAGATGAAGGTCACGGCGGTGACGTTCATCTTCGGTGCGCTGGCGCTGGCGGGAGTGCCGGGCCTGGCCGGCTTCTTCAGCAAAGATCTGATCCTCGAGGCGCTGTACGAGCACCACGCCTACGGGCCGCTCGGCATGCTGATGATCGCGGCCTTCTTGACCGCCTTCTACATGGGGCGCGTGGTTTTCCTGGCCTTCTTCGGCAAGGCCACCAAGAAGACCCAGGCCGCCCACGAGAGCGGGCCCAGTATGCTCGCGCCTCTGGTGCTGCTCGCCGTCCTGTCCGTTGGCCTGGGGTACTTCGGCAAGCGCTTCGCCGGTCTCTACGGCGTCGAATATCACTTCCACCTGGGCGCCGTCGGCGGGGCCGCCTCCGTGCTCGGCCTGGCAGGCCTCGTGCTTGCGTACGCCGTCTACGGTGCGCGTTGGTTGCCGGAGTCGAGCTTCGCTTTCCTCGCGCCGGTTGCTCAGGTTGCCCGCTCCGGAGCGGTCGACAAACTGTACCTGTTTGCCTTCCACAAGCTCGCGCTCGGCCTCGCCAACATCGTCGGTTGGTTCGACCGCTACGTCGTCGACGGCGTGATGAACTTTCTGGCCTGGGCCACCATCATGGGCGGACGCCGGGCCCGCAAGCTGCAGACCGGTAACGCGGCAGACTACGTGTACGCCGTGATCGCCGGTGCCGTCGTGCTCGCGACCTGGGGGATCCTCCGATGA
- the nuoK gene encoding NADH-quinone oxidoreductase subunit NuoK — MMPLQPVLLLSAALFSVGIYGVISRRNVIGILLSVELMMNAVNINFVAFSHYHQSSVGQVFAVFAIALTVAEVVVGLALVILLYRSQKDVLVDGARALKG, encoded by the coding sequence CTGATGCCGCTCCAGCCTGTCCTCTTGCTCAGCGCGGCGCTGTTCTCCGTTGGTATCTACGGCGTCATCTCGCGTCGCAACGTGATCGGCATCTTGCTCAGCGTCGAGCTGATGATGAACGCCGTGAACATCAACTTCGTGGCGTTCTCGCACTATCATCAGAGCTCCGTCGGCCAGGTTTTTGCGGTCTTTGCCATCGCGCTCACCGTGGCAGAGGTGGTGGTGGGCCTCGCGCTGGTGATCCTGCTCTACCGGTCCCAGAAAGACGTGCTGGTCGACGGCGCTCGGGCGTTGAAAGGGTGA
- a CDS encoding NADH-quinone oxidoreductase subunit J, producing MDPIAFGIVAACLLSSALFVVLSKNLVHAVLWLAVTLATTAALFVLLQAPFLAGIQILLYTGGVITLMLFGVMLTRRHERLMIENESTGSRRVPGVLAGSVLFGVVAAAIYRTPGLPTGPGRMVATQEIGHAFLTEHLLAFEVLSILLLIAMIGAIVLARKADFGAETERVMPVRGRKAT from the coding sequence ATGGACCCCATCGCATTCGGCATCGTCGCGGCTTGCCTGCTCTCGTCGGCGCTGTTCGTGGTCCTCAGCAAGAACCTCGTTCACGCCGTGCTCTGGCTGGCGGTCACGTTGGCCACGACGGCTGCGCTCTTCGTGCTGCTCCAGGCACCGTTCCTCGCCGGCATCCAGATCCTGCTCTACACGGGCGGAGTCATCACCCTGATGCTCTTCGGCGTCATGCTCACACGCCGCCACGAGCGTTTGATGATCGAGAACGAGAGCACCGGGAGCCGGCGTGTGCCGGGCGTGCTCGCGGGCTCGGTTCTGTTCGGGGTCGTTGCCGCCGCCATCTACCGGACTCCGGGGCTGCCCACCGGCCCGGGGCGCATGGTCGCGACCCAGGAGATCGGCCACGCCTTCCTGACCGAGCACCTCCTGGCGTTCGAGGTGCTGAGCATCCTGCTGCTCATTGCGATGATCGGCGCCATCGTGCTGGCCCGGAAAGCCGACTTCGGCGCGGAGACGGAGCGCGTCATGCCCGTCCGCGGGAGGAAGGCGACCTGA
- a CDS encoding DUF3160 domain-containing protein, with product MKSLKNAASLIAVVLAGVLTGCGTPDESDTPITHVPGGPTPSQPLTPGKAVTTQLATGDAAELEKLTAELAAVANLDAQGFATKYAVPFSTSLDYSPLTAAGLDLIQKSALALPSAEQNTLGKRGFVISENRRFPSFVYGYQSIYLEDLPVYVSADSILYAVHQSYDSLLMRVEMYALIPTLTRLLGSMRAELQQGAGSALGAQARADADLYLCVAMSLLGGNVVEPVAGASKAEVGSLLASAVAAQGEKAIMLFDAKRILDFSQFKPRGHYTDLAEMQRYFRAMMWLGRIDFRILETQEDGSQVFHRRQLEGAYTLRALMSETALSDWKRVDDTIGAFVGEHDSMVVPELDALLGDLGLSAAKDLSQTTDAVIAQAVVSGGYGTQRISSHIMINGLGSGTLPLSSSFLLFGQRYVLDSHVFSNVVYDRVQHGTQMRMLPDPLDAAFAAFGNDQAGLLLGPELDKWKYAPDLASMRVLADAHPAEYWEGNLYNLWLGMLRTLAPSSQVQSPKAVGLPAVAGTEAWGRRLLNTELASWAELRHDTILYAKQSYTGGASCEFPDAYVEPYPEFFVKLGAFATKGASLIATLDFSQQPWLGKDTQAYFENLAFVAATLGKMAENQRTGAPHSAEQMEFINDAVVVSEGCGDPSFSSGWYKQLFFDTSRGLKLDPTIADVHTQPTDEAGGMVGKVLHVGTGMPRLMVVTVDTCTGPRAYAGLVSSYFQHLTSNFERLTDEDWSAVVKANTPPDVPWMTDLVVR from the coding sequence ATGAAATCCCTGAAGAATGCAGCTTCCCTCATCGCGGTGGTGTTGGCGGGGGTGCTCACCGGTTGTGGCACACCGGACGAGTCGGACACGCCGATCACCCATGTTCCCGGCGGGCCCACACCCAGCCAACCACTCACCCCGGGCAAAGCCGTGACCACCCAGCTCGCGACAGGGGATGCCGCGGAGCTCGAGAAGCTGACCGCGGAGCTCGCGGCGGTCGCGAACCTGGACGCCCAAGGGTTCGCCACGAAGTACGCGGTGCCCTTCAGCACCTCCCTCGACTACTCGCCGCTCACGGCGGCGGGCCTCGACCTGATCCAGAAGTCGGCGCTCGCGCTCCCCAGCGCCGAGCAGAACACCCTGGGCAAGCGCGGCTTCGTGATCAGCGAGAACCGCCGGTTTCCCAGCTTCGTCTATGGCTACCAGAGCATCTACCTCGAAGACCTGCCGGTCTACGTGTCGGCGGACTCGATCTTGTACGCCGTGCACCAGTCCTATGACTCGCTCTTGATGCGGGTGGAAATGTACGCGCTGATCCCGACGCTCACGCGCTTGCTGGGGAGCATGCGCGCCGAGCTTCAGCAAGGCGCAGGCAGCGCCCTTGGTGCCCAAGCGCGCGCCGACGCCGACCTGTACCTGTGTGTGGCGATGAGCCTGCTCGGCGGTAACGTCGTCGAGCCCGTGGCCGGTGCCAGCAAGGCGGAGGTCGGGTCACTGCTCGCCAGCGCGGTCGCGGCACAGGGCGAAAAGGCCATCATGCTGTTCGACGCCAAGCGCATCCTGGACTTCTCGCAGTTCAAGCCGCGTGGCCACTACACCGACCTCGCGGAGATGCAGCGCTATTTCCGCGCCATGATGTGGCTCGGGCGCATCGACTTCCGCATCCTCGAGACCCAAGAAGACGGCAGCCAGGTCTTTCACCGCCGCCAGCTGGAGGGCGCCTACACACTTCGGGCGCTGATGTCCGAGACGGCGCTCTCGGACTGGAAGCGCGTCGACGACACCATCGGCGCGTTCGTTGGTGAGCACGACAGCATGGTAGTGCCGGAGCTCGACGCACTGCTCGGAGACCTGGGCCTGAGTGCCGCCAAGGACCTCTCACAGACAACGGACGCGGTCATTGCCCAGGCGGTCGTCAGCGGTGGCTACGGTACGCAGCGCATTTCCAGCCACATCATGATCAACGGCCTTGGCAGCGGAACCCTCCCGCTGTCGAGCTCGTTCTTGCTGTTTGGCCAGCGCTACGTGCTCGACAGCCACGTGTTCAGCAACGTGGTCTATGACCGGGTGCAGCACGGCACACAGATGCGCATGCTGCCAGACCCGCTCGACGCAGCCTTCGCGGCCTTCGGCAACGATCAGGCCGGCCTGCTCTTGGGCCCGGAGCTCGACAAGTGGAAGTACGCGCCCGACCTCGCGTCGATGCGCGTGCTCGCGGACGCCCACCCGGCAGAGTACTGGGAAGGAAACCTCTACAATCTCTGGCTCGGCATGCTGCGCACGCTCGCGCCGAGCTCTCAGGTCCAGAGCCCGAAGGCGGTGGGTTTGCCGGCGGTGGCAGGGACCGAGGCCTGGGGTCGCCGCTTGCTCAACACCGAGCTCGCGTCGTGGGCGGAGCTACGCCACGACACCATTCTCTACGCCAAGCAGTCGTACACCGGAGGCGCCTCGTGTGAGTTCCCCGACGCCTACGTCGAGCCGTACCCGGAGTTTTTCGTCAAGCTCGGCGCGTTTGCAACGAAGGGCGCCAGCCTGATCGCCACACTCGACTTCAGCCAGCAGCCCTGGCTCGGCAAGGACACACAGGCGTACTTCGAAAACCTCGCCTTCGTCGCGGCGACCCTGGGCAAGATGGCCGAGAACCAGCGGACGGGCGCGCCGCACTCCGCCGAGCAGATGGAGTTCATCAACGATGCGGTGGTGGTGAGCGAGGGTTGTGGCGATCCGAGCTTCAGCTCTGGTTGGTACAAACAGCTGTTCTTCGACACGAGCCGCGGCCTGAAGCTCGATCCGACCATCGCGGACGTGCACACCCAGCCGACGGACGAAGCCGGCGGGATGGTCGGCAAGGTGCTGCACGTTGGAACCGGCATGCCTCGGCTGATGGTCGTCACGGTGGACACCTGCACCGGGCCACGTGCCTACGCGGGGCTCGTCTCCAGTTACTTCCAGCACCTGACCTCGAACTTCGAGCGGCTCACCGACGAGGACTGGTCGGCGGTAGTCAAGGCCAACACGCCGCCCGATGTGCCCTGGATGACCGACCTCGTCGTGCGCTGA
- a CDS encoding substrate-binding domain-containing protein has product MLRNALGGVLGLAIGLAAVGCKREAPSPASGSDAAPAQKTLRIAVIPKGTTHEFWKSVHAGAVKASRELGVEIVWKGPLKEDDLKQQIDLVQSFTAQAVSGIVLAPLNDKALVSSVKSATEAKIPVVIFDSDLASKDHVSFVATDNRAAGKLGCEHLAKQIKDKGAAIVLRYQEGSASTNHREEGCIEALKAAGVTIASDNQYGGATTESAHKASESLLLAQGAAAGKIAGVFTPNESTTFGMLRAIEKADLSGKLRFVGFDASDKLVAGVAGGAIEGLVLQDPFNMGYLAVKTMVSHIKGEKVERRIDTGSKLITKVNMNEPDMLRLLKPELGEWLNE; this is encoded by the coding sequence ATGTTACGAAACGCGCTCGGTGGGGTACTCGGACTGGCGATCGGACTGGCTGCCGTCGGCTGCAAGCGCGAGGCGCCGAGCCCGGCTTCTGGCTCGGACGCCGCGCCTGCGCAGAAGACCCTGCGCATCGCCGTGATCCCCAAGGGCACCACCCACGAGTTCTGGAAGAGCGTGCACGCAGGAGCCGTGAAAGCATCGCGCGAGCTCGGTGTCGAGATCGTCTGGAAGGGACCGCTCAAGGAAGACGACCTCAAACAACAGATCGATCTGGTCCAGAGCTTCACCGCCCAGGCGGTGTCGGGCATCGTACTCGCACCGCTCAACGACAAGGCCCTCGTCTCGAGCGTGAAGTCGGCGACCGAGGCCAAGATCCCCGTCGTCATCTTCGATTCGGATCTCGCGTCCAAAGATCACGTGAGCTTCGTCGCCACCGACAACCGCGCTGCAGGCAAGCTCGGCTGTGAGCACCTGGCCAAACAGATCAAGGACAAGGGCGCGGCCATCGTGCTCCGGTACCAGGAGGGCTCCGCCAGCACGAACCACCGGGAAGAGGGCTGCATCGAGGCGCTGAAGGCGGCCGGCGTGACCATCGCGTCGGACAACCAGTACGGCGGCGCGACCACCGAGAGCGCCCACAAGGCCAGCGAGAGCTTGCTGCTCGCCCAGGGCGCCGCCGCCGGCAAGATTGCAGGGGTGTTCACACCCAACGAGTCCACGACCTTCGGCATGCTGCGCGCCATCGAGAAGGCCGATCTGAGCGGGAAGCTCCGCTTCGTCGGCTTCGACGCCTCGGACAAACTCGTGGCGGGCGTCGCGGGCGGCGCCATCGAGGGGCTGGTGCTCCAGGATCCCTTCAACATGGGGTACCTCGCGGTCAAGACCATGGTCAGCCACATCAAGGGCGAGAAGGTCGAACGCCGCATCGACACCGGCAGCAAGCTCATCACCAAGGTCAACATGAACGAGCCGGACATGTTGCGACTGCTGAAGCCGGAGCTCGGAGAGTGGTTGAACGAGTGA
- a CDS encoding ABC transporter permease yields the protein MKRILRAPWVGPLLAVIAVYVLFAVLAPETFSSRINLLTMARQTVVVAIAAIGMTLVMIQGGIDLSVGSTVALTTVVVARALDGGSGPLSAAASGVALGACVGAVNGLLVSGLGLLPFIVTLGSMSALRGIAKGLAHEQKVDADPKGLETLMAMPGGKHGGLLLPTGVWWVLGLALLFAAFLAFTRPGRHIVAVGSNVEAARLCGVPVKKVTLLVYVLAGALAGLAGVMEFSTLTVGDPTDSIGLELEVIAAVVIGGGSLSGGRGSVAGALLGALLLTEIKTGSTHVGLPNWVQEILTGGIILVAMGLDRLRERRTT from the coding sequence GTGAAGCGCATTCTCCGCGCGCCATGGGTCGGACCGCTGCTCGCCGTCATCGCCGTGTACGTGTTGTTCGCGGTGCTCGCACCGGAGACCTTCTCGAGCAGGATCAACCTGCTCACGATGGCACGGCAGACGGTGGTCGTGGCGATCGCCGCCATCGGCATGACGCTGGTGATGATCCAGGGAGGCATCGATCTGTCCGTGGGGTCTACCGTCGCGCTCACCACCGTCGTGGTGGCCCGTGCGCTCGACGGCGGCAGCGGTCCGCTCTCGGCGGCAGCGTCCGGCGTGGCGCTCGGCGCGTGTGTCGGCGCGGTCAACGGCCTGTTGGTCTCGGGTCTCGGGCTCCTGCCCTTCATCGTCACTCTCGGCAGCATGAGCGCGCTGCGCGGGATCGCGAAGGGCCTGGCTCACGAACAGAAGGTCGACGCCGATCCCAAGGGGCTCGAGACCCTGATGGCCATGCCCGGCGGCAAACACGGCGGCTTGCTCTTGCCAACTGGGGTGTGGTGGGTGCTGGGGCTCGCGCTCTTGTTCGCCGCCTTCCTCGCGTTCACGCGACCCGGACGGCACATCGTCGCGGTCGGCTCCAACGTCGAGGCCGCGCGTTTGTGCGGCGTGCCGGTGAAAAAAGTCACCTTGCTGGTCTATGTGCTCGCGGGCGCACTGGCGGGGCTGGCGGGTGTGATGGAGTTCTCGACGCTCACCGTCGGAGATCCCACCGACTCCATCGGCCTCGAGCTGGAGGTGATCGCTGCGGTCGTCATTGGCGGCGGCTCCCTCTCCGGAGGCCGCGGCTCGGTCGCCGGCGCGCTTCTGGGCGCTCTTTTGTTGACCGAGATCAAGACCGGCTCGACCCACGTGGGTCTGCCGAATTGGGTGCAAGAGATCCTGACTGGTGGGATCATCCTCGTCGCCATGGGACTCGACCGACTACGCGAACGGCGGACGACATGA